The Chthoniobacterales bacterium nucleotide sequence ATGCTGACAATCTTGCTAATCGGGCGACGCAGGCGTTTGTATTTCCCCTTCCGCCTATCGTAAAAAATGTCCTCCATCGCTAAACGATCTTCGATGTCGAAATGGATTCTTTCGGTGGCGCGCAGGGACACCCTGCTTACCGGGGTCTGTGAATTGGTTGCTTTGATAATCGAATTGCGGATGCGGTCATCGGGCGCCTTAATGACGCGAACAAGAAGAAGACGCTCTGGATTTTTTGCGTTGGCGCTCGCCAGTGCGTTAAAGATTTCATGGGAGGTTTGAAGCCCATTTACGATTTCAGGATTGGTAATCTTGACCTTGTTGCCGAGCACAGGGCATTCGTCAGACAAGATGGTTACTCCATTGTTTAACCACCAAAATTCCTCTACCGCTGGACTGCTCAGCGTGTTTCTAATCTCTTTATTTACTGGATTGGTTCGCCCCTGATAATCGCGCACATTCGGTTCAAGAACGGCTGTCCTGATTTTGCCATCTTTACCCGTGAGAAATTCTTTGAACTTGTCCAGCCTAACGAGGCAAACAACAGAGCCGTCATCGGTGGCAAAATGAACAGACTTTTCGAGAATGAGAGTTTCAATCGCTTCGTCTCTCGCCGCCTCCAACAATTTCCCGCAGCCCCAAGGCGTAAACTCGACGACAGACGACGAAACCTGATTGGTAATATAATTCTTTATCTCGTTTACGCGGCCTAACAAATTGGAAGGGAACTGGTGTGGGCTTTTCGTCACGTAGTGAATGCTGACTTTAAGAGCGCGAACGGAAGCCATAATTTCGGTGTATTGCTCACGAAATCGCAGAATCGCACTTTTGGACGTGGCGTTTAGATGCGCCTTGCCGTCCAGAGAGGTCCATCCAAAAACGTCTTCACAAAAAGCCTTTAGCTTAAGTAATTTCGCTTCGGCGAATCCCGCCGTTCGCGTTGTTTGGATGAGAATTAATTCGGCGGTAGTGGCGGATTCAGGCGGCGGTTTCCCCTCCTGCATCAGTGTGTCTCCGACAAAAAAGAAAAACCCATCAACGCCACCATCATCGCCCGCGCCAAGTTTCCCCGACTCGATTTCATCGTCCGAAAGATCGGGGTTTTTTAGAACCTGTTCGTTTGCAAATCTCTCAAACGCGTCCGCTTCATCCTCCGTTGGCATTCGCTCGTTGCGCCATAGAGTGAAAACCACGTCCAACGCTTTACGGTCAATTTCGCTCATTGTATTTAAGGGGTTGCACGCAATCATGCCGCATCCCCCTGTCGCCGGTCAACGCTCGCGGAAGCATTACCGAGGCCCCGTAAAAACCGCCCCGCAGGGCAAATTAGGACACTACCGGGACCAGCGAGATGCGCGCCGCACGTTGCGAAAATCTGCGAGCACGATTTGTTGAGTGATGAGCACCTATCCGAAAAGCCCGAAGGAAATGACCGCGGGGTTGATGTATTTCCCGCGGATGCTGGACAAGATCCGGCTGCATTCCCGGGGCGAGCTGGCCGAGGATTATCACAAGAATCTGGGAGCGGTGAAGGCCGCGGACGGCGTCTGCTGCAATTTTCTGCGCGTGCATTATCGCGACTTGCGGGAACGCACCCTCGCCGGCGGGAGCGATGAAGAAATTCTCGAATGGTGTTTCGAAAAAGGCCGGCGCTTGAACCGCGGCGACATCCTGGTCTGGAACGGATTCAGTTCGAAGCTGGGTTGGAACGATTTCGCGAGCCCGCTCCTGAAGGAAGCCAAGGAGAAAGCCGGTATCGCTGATCGGGCCGAGATCGCCACGATTCCCGATCTCATTGACTTCGACGAAGGGCGACGAACTTAAGGCCGGAGAGCAACCTTCCGGCGCGCCGCCGAGGGGGCCGGCGCGCCGCCTGCCCGCGCACCTCACATTTTCGGCACACTTTGCAAAGTATGTCCGAGCGAGGGGAAAGGCGGCCGGGAACACGAGCTCATTCATGTTGGGCCGCGGTAATTGGCCAAGCATCCACAAGAAACCAAACTCACGCGAGATCCCCCCTCGCCGCCGGGTCCGGATTCCTTTACAGAGTTGCGCGACCAAACAATAATCGCGAACCATGGAAAGCGGGCGAGGCGTCAAAGGGAGAAAATTTGGGTATCGCCCACGTAATTCGCGAGGCCGGCTTGCGCTCATTTGGACGGCGTGTCTCGCAACCATGCCTCTCCGTGCCGCGCACGGACAGGAGGCGGTATCGGAACAGGTGGTGGTCGAGGCTGACCGCCTTCCCAGTTCGGAATCAGGAGCACCCTTCAGCATCGACGTTGTTGAGAAGGAAGAGCTCCGCCGCGCTCCCCAGCTGCGACTCGATGATATTCTCCGGGCCCAGGTCCCGGGTTTC carries:
- a CDS encoding DUF5069 domain-containing protein, translated to MSTYPKSPKEMTAGLMYFPRMLDKIRLHSRGELAEDYHKNLGAVKAADGVCCNFLRVHYRDLRERTLAGGSDEEILEWCFEKGRRLNRGDILVWNGFSSKLGWNDFASPLLKEAKEKAGIADRAEIATIPDLIDFDEGRRT
- a CDS encoding AIPR family protein; translation: MSEIDRKALDVVFTLWRNERMPTEDEADAFERFANEQVLKNPDLSDDEIESGKLGAGDDGGVDGFFFFVGDTLMQEGKPPPESATTAELILIQTTRTAGFAEAKLLKLKAFCEDVFGWTSLDGKAHLNATSKSAILRFREQYTEIMASVRALKVSIHYVTKSPHQFPSNLLGRVNEIKNYITNQVSSSVVEFTPWGCGKLLEAARDEAIETLILEKSVHFATDDGSVVCLVRLDKFKEFLTGKDGKIRTAVLEPNVRDYQGRTNPVNKEIRNTLSSPAVEEFWWLNNGVTILSDECPVLGNKVKITNPEIVNGLQTSHEIFNALASANAKNPERLLLVRVIKAPDDRIRNSIIKATNSQTPVSRVSLRATERIHFDIEDRLAMEDIFYDRRKGKYKRLRRPISKIVSITSVGQAVIAALLQLPADARARPGTLLNDDERYGNIFNESFGTEFFTACVLLDRQVSNRISQLEISRDVRVDVRYYVTMLVACEMAGTAKPTAVSIAGALPKIKEGIPEEMIDRWTNKVIEHYYDLGGTDKVAKGTELQEEMIKAAILHFL